The following nucleotide sequence is from Streptomyces xiamenensis.
GATCGCCACGCTGTACGGGCGGCTGCTGACCCTCACCGGCTCCCCGGTGGTGGCCCTCAACCGGGCGGTCGCCGTCTCCATGGCCGAGGGCCCGGCGGCCGGCCTGGCCCTAGTGGACGCGCTGCGCGAGGAACCGGCCCTGAAGGACTACCACTTGCTGCCGAGCGTGCGCGGCGACCTGCTCGCGCGGCTGGGCCGGGACGCCGAGGCGAGCGAAGAGTTCCGCCGCGCCGCGTCCCTGACCCACAACGAGCGGGAACGGGAACTGCTGCTGGAACGGTCCGCCCGCTAGACCTGCGGCGACGCCTGCTGTCGTGGCTGCTGCCATGCCCGCTGTCACGCCCGCTGTCACGCCCGCTGTCACGCCTGCCGTCGGGCCTGCCGGCGGACCCGCTACCGGCTCGGTCGCCGGAGGCGGACGCTGAGCTGGGCCCCGAGTTCGGCGAAGCCCAGGGCCGCCGCCACCCGCCGGGACGCCGGGATCCGGGCTCGCCACTGCGGCAGCAGCCCGGCCGCCAGCGCGTGCGCGGCAGCCGCCGAACCCGTCGCCCTGGCCAGGCCCCGCCCCCGGCGGCCGGGCCGGGTCAGCACGCCGATGTGCGCCGCGCCCCCGGCCCACCGCCGGTAGCCCGCCGCGGCCACCACCGTCTCGCCGTTGAGGACGACGAACGCGGGCGAGGTGATCCGTCCCAGGTCCGCCTCGTCCGCGTCCTGCGCACCGGACTCCCGCTCCAGCTCCTCCACCGCGGCGTGCCGGGCCGGGAGGTGGACGACCGCGGGCCCGCCGTCGTCCACCGGCCGGAAATGAGCGGCGTCCAGATACGCCAGCGCGGCCGGGCCGAGCGACTCGGCCACCGGCAGGACACGGCGTACGGCCGCCGGGTCGACGGCCGCCCCGGCGGACAGCGAAGCGAGGGCTGCCCGTACCGGCGCGGCCCACGCCTCCTCCGGAACGGTCGCGATCACCGCCCCACCGACCGCCGCCACCCCGGCCCATCCGGGCGGGCACAGGCCCGACGCGGGCGAGAGCACCACCTGCGGCCCCTGGTCGGGGCGGAACGCCACCGGCACACCGGCCAGCGACTCCCAGACGGCACGGGCGGCGGTGAACAGCGGCGGATCGATCGGCATGCCCCCGATCCTGGCACGCGTGGCGGTGACGCCTCCGAGCGACGGCGTTCGTCCATAGCGGCGGCCGCCCGGTCCCCGTCCGCCGTCCGTGCGCGCGAATGGCCCCATTCCGGCCGGGGGACGGCGCTGCGATGAGTTCGCGCCGTCCGGGAAGTCCCACCATCAGGGTTCGACCACACAGGAGGAACACATGGCTCAGCTGCTGAGAGTCCAGAACTTCACCGTCTCACGTGACGGGATCGGTGCCGGAGAGGACCAGAGCCTTGAACATCCGTTCGGCCATGCGGTCGACCCGGCGGAGCTGTTCGCCTGGGCCGGTGCGACGGCGAGCTGGCCCAACCGCACCGACCCCGGAGGGAGCAGGGGCCTGGACGACTACTTCACGCGGGACTTCGCGCACAACATCGGTGCCGAGATCATGGGCCGCAACAAGTTCGGGCCCCAACGCGGCCCCTGGACCGACCACGAGTGGCGCGGCTGGTGGGGAGAGGAACCCCCGTTCCACACCCCGGTGTTCGTGCTGACCCACCACCCGCGTCCTTCGTTCACCCTCTCCGACACCACCTTCCACTTCGTCGACGCCGACCCGGCCACCGTCCTGGAGCAGGCACGGCAGGCGGCGCGGGGCAAGGACGTCCGGCTCGGCGGCGGGGTCAGCACCGTCCGGGAGTTCCTGGACGCCGGTCTCGTCGACACGCTGCATGTGGCGGTCGCACCGGTGGAACTCGGGTCCGGACTGCGCCTGTGGGAGTCACCCGAGGAACTGCTCGACCGGTACCACCTGGAGGTCGTGCCCAGCCCGAGCGGCATGACGCACCACCTCTTCTGGCGGAAGTGACCGCACCCGGCGCCGGCCGGGGGCGGCGGGTGCGTATCCCCCGCCGCCCCCGCACGCCTCACTCCTCCTCGCTCCACCACGGCCCGGCACCCGTCGTGTCCCGCAGCGCGTTGGTGACGCAGTGGATCTCGCCGCCCACCGTGCCCACCGCGTGCGCGTAGTCCCACTCCTCGACCCACGCCACGTGACCGGCCCCGGCCGCCGCGAAGGCCGCCTCGGTCTCGGCCTTGAACGCCGCGTCGTGCGGTTCGGGGGCGAGGAAGGTGCCGGCCCCGGTCTGCACGCCGTTCGCCACGGCGGGCAGGGCGTTGGCGACGACGTCCTGGCGCGGATAGCCGGGGATCACCAGCCGCTCGAAGAGCGCGGGCACCCGCACGATGTCCTCGTCCCCCAGCCCGAGTTCGTCCTCGAACAGGTCAAGCGCCGCCTCGATGCCCCGCGCCGCGATCCGGGTCCCCGCCAGGACCTCCGGGTCCTCCGAGCCCGTCAGTTGCAGGCCGCGTTCCGGGTCGGCGACCAGCGCCGCCCAGCCGCGCGCGGTGTCCGCCGGGACGAAGGACAGGAACTCGTCGATGTGGCCCACGCCCAGCCAACTCGTGTCCACGGCCAGCGGACGCTGCTCGCGCTGTGCCTCCAGCAGCCGCAGGAAGTCCGCGTCCGGCGCCGCGTCCCCGCCGTCCGATCCGTACAGCACCCGGCCCGCCGGCGCCCCCGCGTCCGGCGGCGTGACCAGGAAGTTGCCGGTGGAGCTGAACGACCCCCACAGCTGGCTGCGTTCGTCGTCCCCGACCCGGCCGGCGTCGTACTCCTGGATCACCGCCGTACCGGGGCCGCCCAGCACCGTGTACGCCGAGCGCCCCGCGTCGCGCAGCGGGAAGTCGGCGGTGCTCCCCTCCGGCATCACATCGGCCGAGCGCAGCAGCACGTTCATCCGCCGCACCTCTCCGTCCGGTCCGGTACGGCGAAGTAGCCGGTGATGAACTGGTCCCGCATCCACCGGTCGCCGCCCGTCGGATACTCCAGCAGGTGCCCGTTCAGCCCGGCCGCCTCCAGCGCGGCGCTCAGTTCCTCCCGGAAGACCTCCTCGCCGTCCTCGACCGGTGCGGCGGGGGATTCCGGGTCGTAGCCATGCCGTTCGGCGTCCTCGGGGGTGGTCCCATTGTCGCTCATCACCATCCGGTCGATCGGCAGCAGATCGTGGGTCAGGATCAGCGGCGCGACCCGCAGCGCGGCGTGGGCCCGCTCCGTGCGCCCGCCGTCCACGACGGTGAGCGAGACCTCGATCCCGCCGTCCCACACCGCCGGGTCGCGCACCAGGTCGGTGGCCTCCAGGGCGAGTTCGACACCGTCACGCAACTGCGCCGCGCTCAGCCGCTCCTCGGCGGGCAGCACGGTGTACGCGGTCCCCTCCCGCACGAACAGCCGGGTGTACGGGGCCGACGCGGGATCGACCCGGACCGTCCCGTAAGCGCCCTCGCCGAGCCCCGGCAGCGCCCCGATCCGCAACGGGGCCAGGTCCAGGGCGTCCAGCGCCCCGTTCACCACCTCGTCGGCGGCGTCGTGGCAGGCCGCCAGCGCGTCGTCGGGGAGCCGGGCCCCGTCCTCGCCGAGGGAAGGGCAAAGGCCGGCGCTGTCATCGAGGTTGGGCATGACGTACGGAACGGCCGCCGTCAGCGTCACCGTGGAACCGGGGCCGCCGGCCGACTGGCAGCCGGCGAGCGGGATCAGGAGGACGGCGGCCGTGCTCGCGGCGACGGCCAGCCTTGCGGTGCGTCTCATGATCCCCACCCTGGGCGAGCGACACCGCCCGGCGGATCGGCCACCGGACAGAGAACACCACCCCCGCGCCTCTGCCGAACGGCAGAGGCGGCACCCCGCCCACGCCCGTACGCTGGCCCGATGCGCGGGTGGACGGTCGGCGAAGGCGTACGGGGGCTGCTCGCGGCCGGGTTGACGGTCGCTGCCCTGCTCGCGCTGCCCTCGGCCGGACCGCTGATCGCGCTCCCGGCGGCCCTGGCGGGCGGCGCCGCCCTGCTGGCCCGGTCCCCTCACCTGGCGACCCCGGCGGTGGCGGCGGGGTCGCTGGCCGCGACCGCCGCCTACCGCGGCCCGGCGGGCAACGCGGTCGGCCCCTGGTGGCTCCTGGAGACCGCGGCCCTGCTCGCGCTGACCGTGCCGGCGGCCCGCCGCGGCCTCCGGCACGCCGTACTGCCGGTGCTGGCCCTGACCGCGCTGCCGCTGCGCGTCGGCCTCCACCTCGAACCTCCCTCGCCCGCAGACGAACTGACCGTCATCTGCCTGCTGGCCGCCGCCGCCTCCGGTGCCGCCGTCGCCGCCGGCCGCCACCTGCGGGCCCAGGACACCCGCCGCGCGCACGCGGTCCGCGAGGCCCGCCGGGCGCAGCGCATCGCGCTCGCCCGCGATCTGCACGACTTCGTGGCCCATGAGGTGAGCGGCATGCTGGTGCAGGCCCAGGCCGGCCAACTCGTCGCCGCGGGCGACCCGGACGCGGCGATGGCCGTGCTGCGCCGCATCGAGGCGGCGGGGCTGCGCGCGATGGACACCCTGGAGGAGACGGTCCGCATGCTCGACGCCGACGACGGCGAGGACTCCGGCCCGACCGCTCCGGGCGCGGTGCTCGCCGAACTGACCGCCGCCGTCCGGCGGTACGGCTCCGCCACCCTGGACCTGGACCCGGCCGTCCGTGACGTGCCGCCCTCCGCACACCGGCTGGTGACGGAGGCGCTGACGAACGTACGGCGCCACGCGCCCGGTTGCGGCGACGTCCGGGTGACGGTGGCACGCGGGGGTGAGGGCCTGACGGTGCGGGTCCTCAACTCCGTCCCGCCCGCTGCCACCGCCCGTCCCGCCGCCGGCGCCGGTACCGGACTGGCCGCCCTGCGCCGCCGCCTGGCCACCGAGGACGCCACCCTGACCGCCGGCCCCACCCCGTCCGGCGGCTGGCACACCACGGCCGTGTGGGGTGGCGCGTGACGATCCGCGTCCTGATCGCCGACGACCAGGACCTCGTACGGCACGGGTTCCGCATGGTCGTCGGGGCACAGCCCGACATGTGCGTGGCGGGGGAGGCGGCGGACGGGCTCGCCGCCGTGGCGGCGGCCCGGGAACTGCGCCCCGACGTGGTGCTGGCCGACATCCGGATGCCCGGGGTGGACGGACTGGAGGTGGTGCGGCGGCTCGCTCCCGAAGGCCACCGGGTGATCGTGGTGACCACGTTCGACGACGACGCCTACCTGGGCCCGGCGCTGCGCGAGGGCGCCGCCGGCTATCTGCTGAAGCGTTCGGGGCCGGCCCTGCTGGTGGAGTCGATCCGCGCGGCGATGGCCGGGGACACGCTCATCAGCCCCTCCCTGACGGCCCGCCTGCTGCGCGGGCTCCCGGCGCCCCGCCCCGCCACCGGCCCGGACCCCTCGGTGCTGACCGCCCGCGAGAGCGAGGTCGTTCGCCTCGTCGCCCGGGGACTGAGCAACGGCGAGATCGCCACGGCGCTGAGCATCGGCCTCGGCACGGTCAAGACCCACGCGGCGGCGGCCCAGCGCAAAGTGGGCGCCCGCAACCGGGTCGGCGTCGCCGCCTGGGCCTGGGGCGCGGGGCTGATGGAAGGCCCCTGAACCGGCAACTTCCTGGGACTGTCGCGGCCGAGACGCAGCTTTCGAAAGTGCTGGTCACAGACATGCGCTGATGGCCGCGACCAGCACGGTCGCCTCATGGCGGACGGCGAGCTTGTCGTACCTCGCCGCCACCGCGAGGAACGGCCGCATCACGGCCTGCCGATTCCCGGGGCCTCAGCAGGCCGGGTGCCCCGCCACGTTGAAGGCCGAGCTCAGGAAGAGGGAGCTCAGACCTCGCAGTGCGGCTACCTGGACGTCACGCAGCCGGCTCCGGGGCTACTGGTGTCGTGGGAGAACTTGTTGCGTTCTGCGCCGAAAGAGTCTCGTAGACGGTACCGGCGAGGTCGGGCAGCGTGTCCTCTCCGCCGACGGCGCTGTTGACAGCAATGGCGATGATCGTGCCAGTCTCCGGGAGGTACATGTGCAGCACCCGGTTTCCATAAGTGGCCCCCTCATAGAACCAGACCGTCCCGGCCACAGGATGAGCGATCTTCACGAGACCGAGCCCGAAACCCATGGGATCGTCGGCCGTGACGTTCTCGATGGACTCACTCGTCTGCATCGAGACCAAAGACTCCAGCTCGCGCTGCTGCGCCGGGGGCAGCAGTTGACCGCTGTACAGCGCCCTGTCCCAGGCCGTCATGTCCTCCAGCGAACTCACCAGGCCACCCGCTCCCTGCGCCCAGGACAGGGCGAGCGGAGGAACCGACTTGTTGAGATGGTTCGGCAGGTCGGAATGGGTGGAGTACGGCGTCGGCATGCGCGAGGCCGTGCCCGGAGGGCAGTACGGGGGGAGGCAGGTGTCGTTCATTCCGAGAGGTTCGATGATGCGCTCGGCGAGCTGCTCAACGTAAGTATCGTGCGACGCTCGTTCGACAATCATCTGCGCGAGGAGGTAGTTCGTGTTCGAGTACTCGTACGTCGGGGGACCCAGTGGCAGGCCCTCCACATAGGACATCAGGCGCTCCAGTGTGAAGCGCGTGTAGGGGTTGGCGTCGAAATCCCTCAGGAACGCACTCTGCTCGGTGTAGTTGGGGATGCCGCTGGTCATCGACAGCAGTTGCGTGATGGTGACATCGCGCCACGCCGGATACTCGGGAAGCCACTGTCCCAGCTTGTCCGTCATGGACAGCTTTCCTTCGGTCTCCAGTTGAAGCAGCAGCACGGACGTGAACGCCTTGGTGTTGCTGCCGATCTGCCACAGCGCCCCGCTGTTCACCGGCCGGCCACCGCCGTAGCGGAACGTCCCCACATCGACCGAGATATCAGGTCGCTGATCGGCATAGGTCACCCGAAGGGAGACCGCTGAGAAATGATCCTTGGCGCCCTGATCATCCAGATATTTCTCAAGGTCACTGCGTAGTGACGCGGTAACACTGCGCCCGGATGGCTCCACCACCGCGTACGCGACGGCCGGCCCACTTCCCGACACCATCATCCCCGAAAAAAGCGCCGCAGTGACCGTCGCCAGGGCCACGAGGCGCTTCCCTTGCCGACCACCTCGCCGACGAAGCCCGTACCTCATTGTCGCTATTCCTCCATCGAATTGAACAGAATTGGGAACGACGATCACGCTACGCAGTGGAGGCGCGGCAGGTAATGGGGGTAACCCCCTGCTTGGCGCTGGTGCTGACTCCCTGAGTGCGGCCCAATACAGCTTCGAAGGCAGCCGACTGCCCGTCGGAAGAGGAGGGGGCACGACGGTCATCGACTCATCACTGAGGCGCGACAACTGACGCCCCGACACCGCCGGGAGGTTCCTTTTGTCATTCCCCTTAGTTGCCGGGGCCGAGCAGTTCGAGGACGCTTTCGAGCGCGCCGTCGGCCGAGCCGGCCTTGAGCGCGAAACGTACCGGAGAGAGCGGCCGGCCCGCCGGGTCGCTGTGGTGGGCGCGGGCCGCTTTCTCCGCTGCCCTGAGCGACTTCACGGCGTAGGCCAGCAGGCGCCGCACCTCCTCCGGATCCGCGACGGCGACATCGCCCAGCTCGGCGGAGCAGGCGAGGACCTTCTCGGCCGCCGCCTCCAGTTCATGGGGACGGGGGATGGTGTCAGTCCCGATGGACTTCAGCCGGGCGTGCACCTGGCGCAGTCCGGCTATGGCGTCAGCGGTCATTCCGCAACCCTACGCGGGGGTGATGTTGCCGAGTTGGGCGATCAGCAGGCCCAGCCGGTAGGCCTCGGCGAAGTCGGCGGCGGAGTACGCGATGGTCCGCCCGCCCCCGACGCGGGTGACGCCCGGCACCAGCATGGCCAGATCGACCGTGTGGGCCCGGCCCAGGTCGATCTCGATGTCAACCGGCCCCTGCACCCGGAACGGTGTGACCTCATCCCGCCGCGCCACGGCCTTCGCGGCGGCGGCCCGCAGCCGGTCCCGCGCCTCCTGCGGGTGCAGCGCGACGGCGGCGCCCTGGGCGAGCGCCTGCTTCACCTCGACGGTGACCGTCTCGGGCACCAGCTCGCGCACCTCGGCGCAGGCCACGTCGTCACCACTGAGCAGCACCACCGGCACCCCGAGGTGTCCGGCCATGGCGGCGTTCAGCCCGATCTCCCCGAGGGAGAGCCCTGCCACCCGCACATCCAGGATGATGCCGTTCATGGTGTGCGCGATCACGGCGGGCCCGGACCCGGCCCGCCCGTGGTATCCGACGAACAGCACCGCGTCGGTCTCCGCGTCCAGCCCGCCGAGCATCCCGAACGGCCGGGGCTTCCCCCGCACCAGCAGCGCCCGCCGGTCGAGCTCCTCCGGCAGCAGATTGCGGAACGACCCGTGCGCGTCGGCCACCCAGACCTCGGCCCCGGGCTCCCCCTCCAGCACCCCGTCGATCACGGCGTTGACCTCGGCCGTCATCGTGGTACGGGCCCGCGTGTAGTCGTAGCCGTCCGGGTGCGTCTCGGAGGCGTGCACGACCCCCGAGATACCTTCCATGTCCACAGAGATCAGTATTTTGGTCACCCGCCCGACCTTACGCCGCCGCCCCGGAGGACCGGGCCGAGATCGCCCCGCTGAGCAGGACGGCACGTCGACGGGTGGTCAATCGGGGCAGCCTCACCACGAGCGCGTTCCGGCGGCCCGACTGCACGCTCGGTCGCCGGCCGCGGTCGAGCGCGTGCATCGCGGTCGCGACCACCTGTTCGGGGGTCTGGTAAGAGCCCTGGTGGGCCCCGCTGCCCAGGCCGTCGAAGAACTCGGTCCGGGTGAGGCCCGGGGCGAGTGACAGCACCCGCAGGCCGGTACCCCGCGACTCGTGCCACAGCGCCTCGGTGAAGCTGAGGACGAACGCCTTGCAGGCGGCGTAGACCGCCATCGCGGGAACGGGGGTGTACGCCGCCATGCTCGCGACATTCACGAGAACGCCCCGGCCGGAGTCGCGGAGCGGTTCGATGAACGCGCGGGTGAGATCGACGAGGTTGGCGACATTGACGTTCATCTCGTCGGTGAGGCGGTCCGGGTCCTCCTCGTGGAAGGGGCCGTCGGTACCGAAACCGGCGTTGTTCACCAGACCGTCGACCGTGATGTCCCGTCGGCCCAGCTCGGCGGCCAGCCGCCGGCCCGCGCCCGGTTCACTGAGGTCGAGGGGTATCGGGGTGGCACGCACGCCGTGCCGCGTCCGCAGCTCGGAGGCGAGTTCTTCCAGGCGGTCGAGGCGCCGTGCGACGAGGACGACGTCGGAGCCGCGGCGGGCGAGTTCGCGGGCGAAGGCGGTACCGATGCCGGAGCTGGCGCCCGTGACGATCGTGGTCTGACCGGAGAAGCTGATCGGAGTCATGACTGCACCGTACGCAATATCTTGCACTCAGTGCAAGGTGACGCATGCAGTGCAGAGATCTAGACTGAGTGCATGGCCGAAACCCCCTCGCTCCGCGAGCGCGCGCGCCGCGCGGCTCGCACGGAAATCACCGCCAGCGCGGTACGGCTCTTCGCGGAGAACGGCTTCGAGGCAACGACGATCGACCAGATCACCGCCGCGGTCGGCATGTCCCGCCGTTCGTTCTTCCACTACTTCGGCAGCAAGGAGGACGTCGTCCTCGGCGACACCGAGGCGCTGGGAGAGTCGGTGCGCGCCGCTCTGGAGGCCCGTCCGGCCGAGGAGTCGGCCTGGACCGCCATCAAGCAGGCGTTCCTGGTGCTCCAGCAGAAGGCGGGCAGCCCGCAGGAACAGCTGATCCTCGCGCGCATCCACCACGAGGCGCCCTCCCTGCGCGCCCGGCACCTGGAGAAGCACCTGCGCTGGCAGGAACTGCTCGCCCCCGAGGTGCAGCGCCGCCTCGGCCTGCCCGCCTCCCCGGCCCCCGATCCCCGCGCCCTGGCCTTCGTCGCCGCCGCGCTGGCCTGCCTCGACGCCGCCGTCGACGCGTGGTACCGCTCCGGCGGAGCCGACGACCCCGAGCGCTTCTTCGACGAGGCGGTCGCCACCCTCCGCGCCTAGAGCACGGAGCGCGCCCGCGCCGGGCATGGGGAAACCGGCCCCCCGGAGTCGGCCCCGCCCACCGGATCAATCCCGAAACCCGGCCCCGAATGTCGGCAGCGGACGCGTGGGATCGCCGATCCAGGGCCGACTTGTTCCGTCACGGCTGATGGTGAGCCCGAAGGAGTTCAACTGCGAGGCTCCTTGCCCCCGCCACCATTCCAGCGCCCGCGCCACCTCGTCCCACAGTCGGCGTGGCCCGGACTGGTAGACGGTGGCCTTGTCCTTCCCATCCTGGAAAAGGACCGACGCCCACGACCGTGACCCCTCGGCCATGTCGAAGAACCACAGCGTCGATTCGCCATCCTCCCCGGCGTTCAGCACATGGGCGCAGTCCGGCACGCACAGCCCCAGCACGAACCGCGCCCCGCGGAACCGCTGCCCTTCGCCCAGATCGGAGAGGGTCACGCTGGTGGCCGACTCGTCCGCGTCTCCCGGATACTCCCAGACATGCCGGCCGGACCGCCCCCAGTCCAGGCGCTGCGCCCGCAGCTTCATGAACTCCAGCGGGCGTAGAAACGGCCCGCTCGCGGTCCCGTCCTCGGCCACGGTCAGCCGTACCAACGCGTCCTCGTCGCAGTAGTGCGTCCCCCACGGGGCCACGATCAGGCCGCCCGGCCGGGTCTGTCGCACCCACGCCGGCGGGAACTCCCGTACCCCGGCCGTGACGATCACCCGGTCGTACGGCGCCCGCGCCGCCCAGCCGTCCCGGCCGTCCGCGCACACCACCTCGGGATACAGTCCGAGACTGCCCAACTTCGCCCGCGCCCGAGACGCCACCCGCTTGTCCACCTCGACGGAGACCACGTTCCGATCGCCCAGCCGCGCGGACAGCAGCCCGGCGTTCCAGCCGGTCCCCGTCCCGACCTCCAGCACCCGGGCGCCGGGGTACACATCGAGATCGCCCAGCATCCGCGTCACGACGGACGGCATGCTCGCCGAACTGGTCGGCACCCGGCCCGGCCCGGGCCCCGGGTGCTGCCCGTCGTCCCACTGCGTGGTGACGGGAACATTGGCGTAGGCCTCACGTTCCCACGCCACCGGATCCGTCCGCCGGTCCACCGTCCTGCTCCGGCCGGTCTCCATGTCGTACGGCCACATCAGATCGGGCAGAAACACCTCACGCGGCACGGCCTCGAACGCGTCGGCCCACTCCCGCGCCATCGCACCGGTGCGCAGCAGGAACCGCGTCAGTCCTTCAAGGGGACTGACGCGCTCCCTTCGATCAGATTTCACGTGCCCTTCTCCATCGCCCTCGCACGGCTTGTCCTATCTGTCGCAACCCACCCCAGAGCGTCCGCTACAACTCGGCGGCCTCTTCGTGTAGCCGGGATCGGTGTTCCGAGCGCAGACGCGATAGCTCTTGCTCTCGCACAGCACGCACCTCGTCGCGGATCTTGCTCATGACGAACTCGCCGAGTGTGCAGCACAGATCCATCCGCTGGATGCACACCCCGACCATGAAGGGGCCGTGCTGGGCTCGGTAGAGCCGGATCCCGTAGTAGCCCTCCTCGCAATCGGTTTCATTGTTGAAACGGCAGCCTTCACAGGTTTGAGGCAGCCGTACGGGACGGATCGACTTGGCGTACAACGTGCGGCCGTCCGGCAGCCGGTAGCGGGTGCGCTGGTCCGAGGTGCCGGCCGTGAAGATGCGGTGCACGGGTACCGCTCCGACGGAATCCAGAACCTCCCGCATCGCGGCCAGCGACGCATCCCCGTCTTCGAGATTGATCAGCATGCGGACGGCGACATCGCGGCCGTAATCCTCGATGACCCGCAGCACGCGCGGGACGTGGCTGCGATCCGGCACCACGAGGTTGGCCGACACCTTGACGCCGTTGCGCAGTGCCGCGTCGATGGTGGCGTGCAAGGCCGTGATCTTCCGCTCCGCCAGCTTCACCGAACCGAGGCGCGGTGCCTGGACAGCGGCCAGTTCATCTGCCGTGGTGCCGAAGACCGAGAGATTGACCCGGTCGAGTCCGGCTTTCGCACAGTCCTTCAGCACGGCGGCACCGTTCTCGCCATTGGAAGTCAGCCCCACGGTCAGCCCCAGCCGACGCGCCTGGGCCACCAGGTCCGGGAGCCGGGGATGAAGGGTCGGCTCCCCACCGGTGAAGTGGACTTCGTCGGTCTCCACCGACCCCCGTAGGGCGGCGAGGGCAAGGGCGAAGTCAGTGCTGGGCTCGATCCTGGCGGGCAAGAAGGAGGCCCCATTAGTGCGCAGGTAGATGGATACTCGTCCGCTCTTGCCAGGAGAACCGATGTACTCGCCCGGTTGGCGGCCGGCATTGTCGGCGGCCACGGGGGTTCCCTCGTTGTGGCAGAATCCGCAGGCCAGCCCGCAAGCGTCGATGACCTTTACTCGAACTGTACGATCCGGCACCACGGAAACGGGCAGGCCGGTCAGATCTTCCGCATACACGGCGTACCTCTCATAGAGGCGGGAAACGCAGTTCTTCGATCTGCGTGAGATCGATTCCATGCCGGGCGTAGATTCCGAGGGCGTTCACAGCAGTCAGACTCTCCGGGTCCAGTCCGAGGATCTTCGATGTGGAGATGACGTCCTCGACACTGTCGCCCTCGATCTCCAAGTACGGCGGGATCAGCGGCCACGAGTCGATCTCAAGACGCACATCGTCCAGCACGTATGACACGCGCCGGTTCTCCTGGTACGCCTTCGCCGTGAAGCCCATCAGGTTCAAAAGGGCGTGCGTGTCCTCGAAATGGGAGACCGTGACCTCTTCCTCGTGCGTGCCGTCGATCGCATCGGAAACGATCTGCTTGACGCACAACGTG
It contains:
- a CDS encoding CYTH domain-containing protein: MSTTEYEAKALDIDVQAITARIRNEGGLHVADRLMRRYVYDVVPGERGRWVRLRDTGTEVTLCVKQIVSDAIDGTHEEEVTVSHFEDTHALLNLMGFTAKAYQENRRVSYVLDDVRLEIDSWPLIPPYLEIEGDSVEDVISTSKILGLDPESLTAVNALGIYARHGIDLTQIEELRFPPL
- a CDS encoding methyltransferase domain-containing protein; its protein translation is MKSDRRERVSPLEGLTRFLLRTGAMAREWADAFEAVPREVFLPDLMWPYDMETGRSRTVDRRTDPVAWEREAYANVPVTTQWDDGQHPGPGPGRVPTSSASMPSVVTRMLGDLDVYPGARVLEVGTGTGWNAGLLSARLGDRNVVSVEVDKRVASRARAKLGSLGLYPEVVCADGRDGWAARAPYDRVIVTAGVREFPPAWVRQTRPGGLIVAPWGTHYCDEDALVRLTVAEDGTASGPFLRPLEFMKLRAQRLDWGRSGRHVWEYPGDADESATSVTLSDLGEGQRFRGARFVLGLCVPDCAHVLNAGEDGESTLWFFDMAEGSRSWASVLFQDGKDKATVYQSGPRRLWDEVARALEWWRGQGASQLNSFGLTISRDGTSRPWIGDPTRPLPTFGAGFRD
- a CDS encoding radical SAM protein is translated as MYAEDLTGLPVSVVPDRTVRVKVIDACGLACGFCHNEGTPVAADNAGRQPGEYIGSPGKSGRVSIYLRTNGASFLPARIEPSTDFALALAALRGSVETDEVHFTGGEPTLHPRLPDLVAQARRLGLTVGLTSNGENGAAVLKDCAKAGLDRVNLSVFGTTADELAAVQAPRLGSVKLAERKITALHATIDAALRNGVKVSANLVVPDRSHVPRVLRVIEDYGRDVAVRMLINLEDGDASLAAMREVLDSVGAVPVHRIFTAGTSDQRTRYRLPDGRTLYAKSIRPVRLPQTCEGCRFNNETDCEEGYYGIRLYRAQHGPFMVGVCIQRMDLCCTLGEFVMSKIRDEVRAVREQELSRLRSEHRSRLHEEAAEL